The Desulfobaculum xiamenense DNA window TTCGCGCATGCATTCAAAAGTAGCCGAGACTGTGCAGCATCTCCAGCTTGGCTTCCTTGTCCTGATCACGCCCGGCGCGTTCCGGTTCCGAAGCGTCCGACCTGCGCGTGCAGGGCATGCAGCCGAGCGAACGGTAGCCATCGGCGTAGAGCGAGCAGTATGGGAGAGCTTTATCAATGATATATGCCCACACGTCCATCTCCGTGAATGCCAACACGGGATGCGCCAACAGATGCTCAGGATGTTCCCGCCGCTCGACGCATGGCCTCTCCTGCCGGGACGCGTGCTCGTCGGCACGGATGCCGGTAAACAGCACCCGCACGCCGTTTTCGGCCAGCGCGCGCTGTAGCGGACGGACCTTGAGATCACGACAGCAGGCCACCTTGTCCACGGCCAGCGGATACCCGGCCAGTTCGACCTCGGGCCGCGCCACGACAAGCTCCACGTCCCACTGTCGGGCCACCTCGTCGCGCAGGGCGATGACCTCGGGAAACTTGCATCCGGTATCGATATTCACCGCCCGCAGCGGCGCTCCCGGCGCATAACTGCGCAGACACTCCCGCCACAGGGCAAGGGCCACCGTGGAATCCTTGCCGCCGGTCCATGCCACGGCAATCTCCTCCGGCGCGGCCAACTCCGCCATGGAGCGCATGAAGGCCACACAGGCCTCAGCCTTTTCGGCAAGCGTCTTGGCAGTGCGCTCCAGTTGCGGTAGACTCGTCTTCATAACGACATATCCTCTGTTCGGTATTCGCGCCTTGCGGCGCAGGCACAGGGATAGCGCAGCGGCCCGCCGCCGACAACCCGGCAGGGACCGAAGAAGCGGGGATTTTTCCACCTTTCGAAAAAAAGCGCTTGACGGTGAAGACGGAAAACCATACACACCTTTTCGCGCCAACGACGTGGGCCCGTAGCTCAGCTGGATAGAGTGCCTGGCTACGAACCAGTAGGTCGCAGGTTCGAATCCTGCCGGGCCCACCACGCAAGTACAGCCTCGAAGCAACCGCTTCGAGGCTTTTTCATTTTCCGCCCCCGCGCAGCCAGTGACAAGCGCCGCCACCGCTGATACTCTTGCCTCGCTTCCGAAAACCAGCCATCAAGCGAGGCTACGATGCTTCACGTATTCCGTTCAGTCCTTGCGCTCCTCATTCTCGCCGCCTTTCTGACGGCCAGTCCGGCCATGGCCGAAGATTTCCTCGGCAAAAGCCGCGGCCAGACCATCTACGTGCCGAGCTACTCGCACATCTACCACGGCATGAAGAACCGAAGCGTCCAGCTCACCACCATGCTCAGCGTGCGAAACACCAACCCCCGCGAGACCATCACCCTGACCGCCGTGAAATACTACGACACGGACGGCAACCTCGTGCGCAACTACCTGCCCGAGCCCGTCTCCGTGGGCTCGATGGCCACGCGCGAGTTCATCGTCGCCCTCAAGGATACGCAGGGCGGCTCCGGCGCGAATTTCATCGTGGAGTGGACTTCCGACAAGCAGGTGACCAACCCCATCGTCGAAACGCTCATGATCAGCACGGAATCGAGCCTTGGCATCTCCTTCCTGTGCGAGGGACGAGTCATCGCGGAGCGCGACGGCACCAAGAGGTGATCTGCGTCGCCCTTCCATGTTTTTTCAGAAAGTTCTTGACGGCGAGGGGTGAAACGCCTAAATCCCCTTTCGCGCCAACGACGTGGGCCCGTAGCTCAGCTGGATAGAGTGCCTGGCTACGAACCAGTAGGTCGCAGGTTCGAATCCTGCCGGGCCCACCACGAAAGTCCGCCCCGAAGCATCAGCTTCGGGGCTTTTTCATGTTCGACGTCCAGAATGGCGTGTTCGCGATGCATCAACCGGGCGGGCACCCCTACACTGAGCCTCGCGAACCTCACGTGCAGAAAATTGCCTCGTTGCGAAATTGTTTCACAAAAGTTCTTGACGGCGAGGGGCGAAACGCCTAAATCCCCTTTCGCGCCAACGACGTGGGCCCGTAGCTCAGCTGGATAGAGTGCCTGGCTACGAACCAGTAGGTCGCAGGTTCGAATCCTGCCGGGCCCACCACGAAAATCCGCCCCGAAGCATCAGCTTCGGGGCTTTTTTATGTTCAACGTCCTAAATGCACGCCATCACGCCACCCGCCCGGCACGCCGCGCACAGAACCGCACACCGCTCATCATTCTAAACACACCCCGCCGACGAGAGGGAGCCGCACCACGAAGCGCGCCCCCGGCCCGGCGTCCTCCACACGCAACTCCCCGCCATGCTTGCGCGTGACGATGAAGTACGACACGGAAAGGCCAAGCCCAGTCCCATCTCCCGGCGAGCGCGTGGTGTAGAACGGCTCGAAGACGCGCCTGCGCTCACTCTCGGGAACGCCGGGACCATTGTCCTCAACCTCGATGACGGCAAAATTCCCTTCCTTGCGCGTGCACACGCCGATGACAGGCTCCGGCACGCTGGCGACGGCCTGTGCGGCATTGCGCAACAGGTTCAGGACCACCTGTTCGATGTCGGCCCGCACGCAGGGCACGCACTCCACGCCCGCCCCATTCTCGCGCTCCACACGAACCATGGAAAAATCCACCTGCCGCGCAAGGCTCTCGTCCGTAGCGACCAGCTCCAGCGAACGCGACACGCATTCCGCGAGGTCGCACGGCTCAAGCCGGATAGCCCCCACGTCGCCAAGCTCCAGCATCCCGCGCACGATTCCCGCCGCTCGATTCCCGGCATCGCGTATACCGTCGAGCATGCGGAAAATCCCCCGCTCGTACAAATAGGCCCGCACCTGCGGCAAGCCCACCCCCACCCGTTCGGCGGCAATCAGATTGCCCTTCACAGCATCGGACAGCCTGCGCTCCACATTCTGGGCGCTCTGGAGGATGGCCCCCAGCGGATTGTTCAGCTCATGCGCCATACCCGCAGCCAGCCCCCCAAGCGCCTGCATCTTCTCGTTCTGGACCATCATGTCTCGCATGCGCCGCGCTTCGGTGACATCACGCACAATGGCCTGCACATACTTTCCGTCGCCCACCGCATATCCCGCGAGCGAAACCTCCGCCTCGAAGGAAGTTCCGTCCGCGCGCACATGCTCCCAATCAAAAACGCACGCCTCGCCGCGCTCGGCCATGTCGAACAGCTCGCCAGCGCGCACGGAGGACAACTCGCCTCCGGGCTGCCTACGAACCGAAAGCGATGCTGGCGTACGCCCCACAAGCTCCTCGAAATCAAGCCCAAACAGCCGCTGCGCACTGCTGTTGCAATCGACGATACGCCCTCCGCGCACGATGAGAATGGCGTCGTGCGCGGATTCGAACAGCAGACGGTAGCGGGCCTCACTCTCGCTGAGCGCCTTTCGTGCGGCCCGCCGTTCCGTCACGTCATCCCCGAAGCCGACAATCTCGACAAGATCGCCACGCGGCCCGTAGCGATTCATGGACGTCCAGACGACGGTGCGCCGCATTCCGTCCGCCGTGGTCAGCACCATTTCATATCCGCCCACATCGCCGCCTTCCATCCGCTCGAAGAGTCTGTCGATCTGCGCCCGCTCATCACCGGGGTAGAACGTGTCCCACCAGTTGCGCCCGACAAGCTGCTCCGTGGTCCACCCGGTCACCTGTTCGCCGAAGGGATTGATGAAATTCGTCGTGCCGTCGGGCGCGACACCGCAAATGACGGCCGGAGTTCGCGCGATGAGATCGGCGGACCGGTCGCGCTCGTACATCACGGCCGCTCGCGAGCGGCGAAGAATGATGACTGATGTCGAAAGAACAAAGGTCATGACCACGGCCAGCCCGAGTGTGCCGCCGAACATGAACGCCGCCGCCCGCTTGATGCGCACCTCGTCCGGCGGCCGACCGATGATGCGCGAACCGGCGGGAAGATCGGCCTCGGCCAGACCATAACGATGCAATTGGGCGTAATCGAAGGTAAACACGCCGGCGACATCTCCAACCACGGGGATGTTCGCAGGCGATTCCCCGCCGAGGATTCGGGCCGCCAGCCGCGCCGCAGCCCGTCCCTGCTCGTATCCGCAAGCGCACTTGCCGCCAAGCACACCCCGCCCAATGAGCAATTCCGTCCTGTCGAAGACCGGCACGGGACTCGTTCGGAGAATGGCCGAAATCTGCTCCTGCGAGACATCATCGCCGACCATATCCTTCCAAAACGAAAGAAAGAACACGAAGGAATCGCGCGGAAGTTCCGGAATGCGCGCCCGCAGATCGCCCACAGTGACATCGCGCAGCAGCAGAACGGGAAGATCGGAATGCTCCTGCGCCACCACGTCCATAAAGGCTTCGAGATTTATCTCGCCGGTCGGGGTCCGGTCCGCAATCACGTAGACCCACGCGACATCCGGCAAAAGTCGACGGGCAAGGTGCAACGTTTCCGAATACTCCACGCGCTCGACAACGCCGGTCACGTTGCCCGCAGTGCCGAGCATTTCAGGCGAGTATCCGTTCACCCCGCAGAAGACGATGGCGGCGTCCGGAAACAGCGTACGGCCATGCTCCACGGCAAAACGAAGCGCCGTGTTGTCTGAAACGAGGACCACTGCGAAGCGCGTTCGACGATATTTGCGGTAATAGGCATCCCGCAAGGCATGCAGATAAGCGGGGCTGTGGTCGCGCTTGGTGTCCATATACTCGACGAACACGTCCAGATCGCCGAAGTCGTCGAGCACCTCGCGATACCCGCGCATGATGTTCTCGGTCCACAGCGACGGATGGTAGGAATGCAGGAAGAGCACCGCCCGCCGCCCCTGAAGATCGGACGAAGCGGCGCAGGGCAGGATCGTCGAAACGATAACGCACGCGGCACAAAACGCAATGAAACCACTCCAACCGCCGTGACGGCGAATGAAGACCGGCCAGGGAAAATAATCCATCCGGTGAGCCTCCGAGCGGAGAAATCGTCAAGTCGGCATGCACCAACCGCATGTTCCGAACCGAGCACCCGATTCTATCGAACAAGTTGTATCGCAAACCAAAACGCTCGACAACACGGATGGCCGTCAAACATTGCCTTTCGCCCGACGCTGGGATAGAAAAAAGTCAGCGGCTCGTTTCCCATCCGGGGAAAACGCTCTTGCTTCACCATACATTTCAGGCGACTACGACAATGCACAGCGACCCGATCGGCACACCTTTCCAGCGCGTCAAACGCAACATCGCGCGAGCCTCGAACCATTTGAACAAGAACGACTTCCTGAAGGCGGTGGACGCCGCCCGGACCGCCTTTGCGCTCGTCCCAGCATGCACTACCGTCGTCGGCCAGCAGAAGATCGAACTGCGCTTCATGCTCGAGGAATTCTGCGACAAGTTCAGCAACACGCCAGGCATCCTGCTCATCCTCTCGCGCATGAAGATGCGCGCCAGACCCTACCTGAAGTTCGTGAACGGCAATCACGAGATGATCGCCAGCAGGCTTGAGATCTTCGGTACGCGCCTTGAGGACATGGAGCGGGAAAAGGTGGAGCGCCACGAACTCCAGCGCGATGCGCGCCGAAAGGAGCTTCTGGACAAGGGACAGCAGTGCCTCGACTCCGGCGAAACGCCTCGCGGAAAGGCCTACCTGCGCCGTGTTGCCGAAGAGTTTGGCGACGAACCCGGCGTAGTGACCGACGTGGGCAAACGCATGCTCGCCGCGGAGCTTTTCCCAGAGGCTGCCGAAATTCTTGAGGAAAGCCGCAGCCGCTTCCCCGGGGATAGCGAGGCCTATCAGCACTGCGTGCACGCCTATCTGGGCATGGGCGAGTTCGCCAAGGCGGAGGCCGTCTACAAGGACGCGCTACGCCAATTCGGCAACCACCCCATCACCCTGCTCAACTTAAGCAAGCTCTACCTCGCGTGGCGAAAGCGCGACGAGGCCTACGACTACGCCCGCCGCGCCCTAGAGGCCGACCCCTCGCTCGACGAGGCGCGGGCCATCATGGATAGGACAGCCTAGCCCCGCGCTGGCCACATCACTCATTCCAGACACAACGGATCGAACGCATGGATCTTAAGGCGAGCATCGCTCGTGCATGGCGCACGGCCAAGGAAGAAGGCCGCGACATGGTCGTCGGCAAGGAACGCGGAACGGGCTGGATCATCCTGCCCATGGACGACTCCCGCTCGGACATGATGGACCCGAGCATCATCGTGACCCCCACCGGACTGCGCTACCCGGACGACCACGACACCGTGGCACAACTCATCGCGCGGGGAGAGTGAGGCCTCGCCTCAAAACGGCTGCGCCCGCCCCAAGCGTTCCACCCGCACCAGCTCTGCGGTGAAATGCCCGGCAAACCCGGCAACCACGGCCTGAACGCGAATGCGAAGCGGCAGGCGCAGTTGATCCCCACTCGCCCAGATGAGCCATTCGCCATCCCCCCACGGCACGAACGGTCCATCCAGCCCAGCCATACGCACGGCGAAAAGCTCGGCGTCGCGCCAACCGCCACGGGTACGGATGCGCTCGCGCCCCATGCGGACAACGGCCATGTCGTCGTCCCGCAGGCCGTCAGACACACGGGCACCAAACACATCCCCACCTCCGCCGACCGCCCGGCGTAGAAGATACAGTACCGCCAGCGGATCGGACACCGCGCCCACATCCTCGCGCCGCGTCACGTCGCCGTTCTCGTCGTGCCGGACGCTCCCCGTCCCCTCGACATCGAACCACGTCTCGAACCCGCTTTGCACACGCCCCTCACGCACCTGTCGCGCATAACGGCACGAGCGCGCGAACCCGTCGCGGGACTCGGACTCCACCCGATCACGCACCTTCGCGAACATGTCCGCCAGCGCGTTGGAACGGGCCTGAAGCGTCACCCGGCAGCCCCCGCACACCCCGTCGACGGCGCTGGTCTCCAGCGTGGCGGAACCTACGGGCAGCGGCCCCCAATGCAAGTAGAATTCAAGACGTTCGGACACGCCGCCGCAGTCCCCGGCACGGGCGCAGGGCACCAGCCACAGCGCAGCGACAAGCGCCACCGCGCACGCGCAGGCCAGGCACCGCGCAAACCCGGCGCACCTAGACCATGGCAAGCCGACTGTCCGCACGGGCAAGGCGACGCGCCGCAATGCGATAGAAATGAACCATGAGCGGAAAGACCACGGACAGGTCGAGACCGGACAGGGCCGTCACATGCATCCGAAACAGCAGGCTCGGCTCCACAGTCTCGACGTCGGCGGTACGCGGCTCATGCATGAGCGCCCCCATCTCGCCAAACACGGCCCCACGGGTCAGTTCGTCGAGAGGGCGGCCGCCCTTGGCGATGCGCACACGCCCCTCCACCACCACGAAGAAATCATGCCCGGCCTCGCCCTCGCGCACGACACGCTCCCCGGCTGGGCAGCGCAGCCACGCCCCGCTGGCCAGCACCTTTTGCCGCGCCTCGGACGCCGCGAAGACCTCGAAGAACGGGATATCGCCAAGCCTCTCGATCACATCGCCCCCAGGATCAGAGACGACAAAGCGCTCCATTCCCCGCTCGTCAATCTGCATCACGCACCTCCCTCGCCGTCGTCGCCTCTTCGGCGCTACGTCAGGCCCCATTTCGCACCCCACACAGAGCCGCGCCATGGGCCCGAAACACGAAAGGCCGGCTAGGCCGGCCTTTCGTCGCGTTCCTTGTGGGCCGCTACCGCGAAATCGCTTCGGCAGGGCAGGAATCAATGGCTTCCTGCACGCATTCGTCGGTACTGTTCGGATTCTTCACCACAGCCTTCTCGCCATCGGCGTCCATTTCGAAAACGTCGGGGCACAGCTCAACGCAGGACTCACAGCCCATGCAAGCTTCCTCGTCAATCCTGATAGCCATAACATTGCCTCCATGCACGTTTTTTTGAAATACACACCATTCATACATGCAACGAACCGTTCTTGACCAGTGGAATTTTTCATTTCGCAAAACACTGCCCAGCCGCCGATTTTCTTCCGCCGTACCCACCTCGCGGAGAACGCGCCCCCTCACCGTTCGAGCCGAAACCCGCCCAAACGCCCCGCCCTGCCCACCTCCTTGGCCGAGGCAGAGCAACCGCTGCAACACCCCGCACCCCCTTGACAAAAGAGTTCCCCGTTTCTAGGATGCGCTACTCATCCATAGGCTCCGGCGTCCGATACGGCACCCGCTTCATGCAGTCCACGAGTGAGGCAACGCACATGCATATTCTGCTGGTCGAAGACGAATGCATCACGCGCGAAAGTGCACGCCTGTCCCTTGAGGACAGAGGCTACACTGTCACCGCCGTCGAAAACGGCAAGCGGGCCATCGAGGCGCTCTGCGCCCATCCCTGCGACCTCGTACTCATGGACATCAAGATGCCCGTCATGGACGGCATGGAGGCCGCCCGCAAGATCAGAAGCGAGTTGACCTGCGGCACCGCCATCCCGATCATCGCCCTCACCGCCTACAACAGCCGCGACTTCGACGACTACCGCGCCGCAGGCTTCACCGACTGGATCGAAAAGCCCTACAACAGCAACGACCTCGTCCGAAAAATACGCGAACTCACTTAATCCCCGCGCGCCTGCCTTCCACCGCAAAAAACATCCCCATCGAGATCGCCACGTTGGGGCACACACGCCAAAAAGCTTCCCCCACGGGGATAAACCCCGCGCCCAAAATGCCGATTCAGCATGATGAGGCGTCGTTTTCGGTTTTTCCCGCAAGGGAGGAAGCATCCATGAGCAGCTTCAGCATCGGGTCGGCGAGCGCATCCCCGTTCGTATCCAAAAACACGTTCGGGGCCGCCGTCGTCACTAAAACAATCGACACCATGAACCAGTCTGGCACAGCTTCGGCCAATGCACTCGCGCCGACGGACAAGACCACCTTCGGCGCACAGGTCGTCAGCAAGACGCTGGACTACATGAACCAGGGAGCTTTGGGAGGGAAAAGCGACCACAGCTATGATTTTCAGAAGAGCGTCCTTGGAGCCGCATACTCCGGCAAGGGCTCCCTCTTCTCGAAGATTGCATGAGTGCGGGCACAAACCGCCAATGACGCCATTCACGGAAAAACCCCGTCAGGCTGGGCCTGACGGGGTTTTCTCATCGGCAACCGGGGAAGGAAGCCGAAAATGCGACGCACCGCGCCGAAATGCAATGCGGGCCGCGCCAGTGGCGCGGCCCGCACAAAAAACTATTCCTCGTCCTCGTCCAGATCGATGAGGCCCTTGGAACCAGCGAACGCGACGAACTTTCCGAGGGCCTGCTCGCCATCGGAGAAGACCTCGATGATCTCGTTGGCGGAGCTGCCGCCATAGACGTTGTTCACGAAATCCTTGATGCCGAGGGCAACAGCCATCTGCACAAGCTGCTCGTATTCCTCGGTTTCCGTCAGGAGTGCGTAAAGGCCTCCCTCCAGCTGCTCAAGAAGCTCTTCCTTGTTCATCTCCTCAAGCGGCAAGCTTTCTTCCGTCACCATGCGACACTCCTTGGGGCACATTTCGTTTTCGGCTCTACAGCCGTACAATTGCTTCAAAACTCGTTTCCGGCGTCATCGGCACCGCAAATGCGATGTTGCACTCAGAGCGAGTGATTACTCCATATCAACAAAAAACGCCATACGCTCCGACAAATAGTCGAAAATGAATGCTACACCGTGAAATCACGAATCATTCACCGTCATGCAACAGGGTTTTCCCCCGCCACACAACGTTTTTTCCTTCCTCCACCCGCCGACTCAAACACGTATGCCACTCAAAAAACATGGCAAACGCCAACACACTCAATGCGCAGGACGCACACCAAGCGCTTCCGGCTTGGCCCGGGCAAGGAAGGAGACAACGAAGGACACCACGCACCCCTCCACCGCCGCCACCGGCAAATGCGCGATGAAAAGCGTCTGCGCAGCGGGGATGAGCGCGTCGCCCGACAGCCCGAGGGATACCGCCGTCAGCAGCCCGGACGCGAGCACAGCGAACGCTCCGCACAGAAACGCCCCCACATTGCGCCGCACTGTGGCCTCGGAAATCATGAGCGGACGAAACAGGTAGAAGCACACCACGGCCGGCGCCGCCATATTGAAGGTGTTCGCGCCAAGGGCCGTCAGCCCACCGTACTGGAACAGCACGGCCTGCAGGGTCAAGCCTATCAGGATTGCCGGAAAGGCCGCCCAACCGAGCATGGCCCCCAGAAGACCGTTGAGCACCAAATGCGCGCTGGACGGACCAATGGGCACATGGATGAGCGATGCCACGAAGAAGACTGCGGAAAGTATGGCCACATGCATGAGCCTGTCGTAATCCACCCGCCGCAACCCCACGGCCGTTCCCACGGCCGCCAGCACCACCCCGCCAAGCAGAACGGGCGTGGACAGAACGCCTTCGGAGATGTGCATACGTCCTCCTTGATGATTCCCCGTCCCATTACACGAAACGACCTGCCGTGTCACCGTGAAAGCCCATGAAAACCGCAGAGTACATTTTGCCTTGCAGTACAGGGTTTTCCAACCATCCATACATCCGCACGGACCGGCAGCGGCATAAAATCATCATCGAGCGGCACGCGAAGCGATGGCCGCACGAGCATCAGCGGCTACGGCGCAAGGGTAATCCTGCGCGACGCATCGGACGCGACGCCACATCGGACCAACCGTCTTGCGACAAACCATGCGCCCTGCTACTGTCGATGCACTGTCATGATTTCCATGCGTCCCTGCATGCATACCGCATCCGTTCACAATGAAAGGAGGCCCGGCATGAAACGAAAAATTTCCCTCATCCTCTGCGCGGCCGCGCTCGCATGCGTGTGGCTCGTCCCGGCGGGCGCAACCAGCCCGAAGGCCCCGCAGGAGCCGATCACCATCGAGGTCCCCGAGGGCAACACACCCACCAAACCGCCCGTGGTCTTCCCGCATCTGCGGCACGAAGCACTCGACTGTACGGCCTGCCACCACAAGTGGGACAAGACCGCCGACATCGTGAAGTGCAAGAATTCCGGCTGTCATGACCAGTTCCCGGACAAGAAGAGCGACCGCTCCCACTACCGCGCCTATCACGCGCAGGGAAAGCAGAGCTGCCTTGGCTGTCACAAGGAAATGAAGAAGGAAAAGGCCGCCACGGGTCCCGTCGTCTGCAAGGAGTGCCACAAGGAATAAATGCATTGGACGCCGATGCCAACGCGAAACGTGGCGCATCGGCGTCCATTCGGCATCCTGCGGCGAAAAGCGCCCCGGCGGCGCTCTTTTACCTGAACGGATAGTGTGCTATCCATAAAGGCACTTCGGGGAAACATCGCTGACAGGAAACATACAGGAGCACGCCCCATGCCGACGAAGAAGAAGGACGTCAAGCGCATCGACACGACCATCCAGACGCTTGGCCCCGCCAAGATTCCTTCCAACATGCCCTATTGCAGGTTCATGGAGGACTCGGCAGCCACGCAGGTCAACTTCGCGGAGGATCTGGACGACGGAGCGAGCGCAAGCCAGACCCTCAAGCTCGAACTGGCCGGCCCGCGCAAGAATACCTATTTTGACCCGTCCAAGACGAAATGCGCCATCGTGACCTGCGGGGGCCTCTGCCCCGGCATCAACGACGTGATCAGGGCCATCGTCATGGAAGCCCACCACAACTACAACGTAGCGGCGACGCTCGGCATCCGCTACGGACTGCAAGGCTTCATTCCCAAATACGGGCACCCCATCGAGGAGCTCACGCCCCGTTCCGTGTCGGACATCCACATGTTCGGCGGCACCATCCTCGGCTCCTCGCGCGGGCCGCAGCCCGCCGACGAAATCGTGGACGCGCTGGAACGGATGAACATCTCCGTGCTCTTCCTCATCGGCGGAGACGGAACCATGCAGGCCGCAGCCTCACTCCTCAAGGAAATCCAAGACAGAAATCTCAAAATCTCGGTCATCGGCATCCCGAAGACCATCGATAACGACATCAATTTCATCTACCAGTCCTTCGGCTTCGACACGGCGGTCGAGGCGTCCACCATCGCCATCAACTGCGCCCACACCGAGGCCACCGGTGCCTACAACGGCATCGGCATGGTCAAGCTCATGGGCCGCGAATCCGGCTTTATCGCCGCGCAGGCCTCTCTGGCGCTCAAGGTCGTCAATTTCGTGCTCGTCCCGGAAGCTCCCTTCACTCTCGAAGGCGAGGGCGGATTGCTTGAAGGCCTGGAACGCCGCCTCGCGGACCGAGGGCACGCGGTCATCGTCGTGGCCGAGGGCGCCGGGCAGGACATCAGCAAGACCTCCGGCGAAACCGACGCCTCGGGCAACCCCATCCTCGGCGACATCTGCACCGTGCTGCGCCGGGAGATCAAGGCCCACTTCGAGCGCAAGGGCATCGAGCACACGCTCAAGTTCATCGACCCGAGCTACATCATCCGCTCGGTCCCGGCCAACGCCAACGACAGGGTCTACTGCGGATTCCTCGGCCAGCATGCCGTCCACGCGGCCATGTCGGGCAAGACCGGCATGGTCATCAGCAAGATGCGCGGGCATTTCATCCATCTGCCCCTGCACCTCGTCACCGGCCAGCGCCGC harbors:
- a CDS encoding ATP-dependent 6-phosphofructokinase, which translates into the protein MPTKKKDVKRIDTTIQTLGPAKIPSNMPYCRFMEDSAATQVNFAEDLDDGASASQTLKLELAGPRKNTYFDPSKTKCAIVTCGGLCPGINDVIRAIVMEAHHNYNVAATLGIRYGLQGFIPKYGHPIEELTPRSVSDIHMFGGTILGSSRGPQPADEIVDALERMNISVLFLIGGDGTMQAAASLLKEIQDRNLKISVIGIPKTIDNDINFIYQSFGFDTAVEASTIAINCAHTEATGAYNGIGMVKLMGRESGFIAAQASLALKVVNFVLVPEAPFTLEGEGGLLEGLERRLADRGHAVIVVAEGAGQDISKTSGETDASGNPILGDICTVLRREIKAHFERKGIEHTLKFIDPSYIIRSVPANANDRVYCGFLGQHAVHAAMSGKTGMVISKMRGHFIHLPLHLVTGQRRRINIGSDYWRSVLESTGQFLYMSSCFG